The Gadus macrocephalus chromosome 13, ASM3116895v1 genome includes a window with the following:
- the errfi1a gene encoding ERBB receptor feedback inhibitor 1a yields the protein MRPDFVWSMSTAGLTAQEICLPTESPFLRASYCHSMARSKPSWSNPHEREKLLYFSMESQHIDPSFPPYQPLPPTLSAEKKKHSQKKSPPTLPFLTLPEPWTPSPDDDQVVPSFQRLSIHERSSPPQTPGRCSKPLPPLPTRPDHCPEQDMDREVEELFLGTEDSRCLVPDLCSKPSPFRYGAPFRRSFRDCGKVNQAYFEGPTVQPRPPQPHPHPGRESNRESVEKHPPEPPEPPSAGGRDRAQRKLRRSQSGPAGSKPSSCRSRRPPAMDRATAPPPVPPRPSKTVDYRRWSAGDPHGAYSDEDKPPKLPPREPLPVGCSRTPSPKSLPTYFNGVMPPTQSFAPDPKYVSLQRQNSEGSPCILPVIENGRQASSTHYFLMPLGRGGRGDST from the exons ATGCGACCCGACTTTGTCTGGAGCATGTCCACAGCAGGCCTGACTGCTCAGGAGATCTGTCTGCCCACAGAAAGCCCCTTCCTGCGGGCCAGCTACTGTCACAGCATGGCTCGATCCAAACCCTCATGGAGCAATCCTCATGAACGAGAGAA GCTGTTGTACTTCAGTATGGAATCCCAACATATAGATCCAAGCTTCCCACCCTATCAACCACTACCCCCGACACTCAGTGCTGAGA AGAAGAAACACAGCCAGAAGAAGTCCCCGCCCACCCTTCCCTTCCTGACACTCCCGGAGCCGTGGACGCCCAGCCCGGACGACGACCAGGTGGTCCCGTCCTTCCAGAGGCTGTCAATTCACGAGCGGAGCAGCCCTCCCCAGACGCCCGGCAGATGTTCcaaacccctgccccccctccccacgcgGCCCGACCACTGCCCCGAGCAGGATATGGACcgagaggtggaggagttgtTCCTCGGCACGGAGGACAGCCGCTGCCTGGTGCCCGACCTGTGCTCCAAGCCTTCCCCTTTCCGCTACGGGGCCCCCTTCCGAAGGAGCTTCCGGGACTGCGGGAAGGTCAACCAGGCCTACTTTGAAGGCCCCACGGTGCAGCCCAGGCCGCCCCAGCCTCATCCGCACCCCGGGAGGGAATCGAACAGGGAATCTGTGGAGAAGCATCCCCCGGAGCCGCCCGAGCCCCCCTCGGCGGGGGGCCGGGACAGGGCTCAGAGGAAGCTGCGGCGGTCCCAGTCGGGCCCCGCCGGCTCCAAGCCCTCGTCCTGCCGCTCCCGCCGGCCCCCCGCCATGGATAGAGCGACCGCCCCTCCCCCGGTGCCCCCGCGGCCCAGCAAGACGGTGGACTACCGCCGCTGGTCGGCGGGGGACCCGCACGGCGCCTACAGCGACGAGGACAAACCCCCCAAGCTGCCCCCCCGGGAGCCTCTGCCGGTGGGCTGCTCCCGCACCCCCAGCCCCAAGAGCCTCCCCACGTACTTCAACGGGGTGATGCCCCCCACCCAAAGCTTCGCCCCGGACCCCAAGTATGTGAGCCTGCAGAGACAGAACAGCGAGGGCTCGCCCTGCATACTGCCCGTGATCGAGAACGGCAGGCAGGCCAGCTCCACACACTACTTTCTGATGCCGCTGGGTCGAGGCGGGAGAGGGGACTCGACTTGA